A window from Dromaius novaehollandiae isolate bDroNov1 chromosome 1, bDroNov1.hap1, whole genome shotgun sequence encodes these proteins:
- the CD4 gene encoding T-cell surface glycoprotein CD4 — MKRASLGTDNISTLQCAARKNIPMKMESCSMMMNRILAVFSVMQLGLFPIMAQKEELQTGIAGQKVILNCKGITPEAAVTWKYYATVVRWFTSNILKGKGKAPMTDRSEMDQNNKSLMVSDLRLSDAGRYSCECESRLVVTISLHVFELTISLNGHFLPNEAPELSIMQNSSNSQPDLSIGLFNNHNNTETPEILRKEAPRKYILKLKQLQPKDSGTWRCHIHSDSPLTNQNIVFDLKVLGFQNPALETKYATVDSIVILSWHLNFQEIKWKEGFTGQLNWKPQRNATSYMLFDFSVTAWGKLYLTKKSSPFLFEEPTMGSSGVLEVKLKKVQFKHSGQYQIQLVYNRRYVQSKIELLVMKVSANPVGPLARGAEMTLLCQVSSPLPPNAHLCWEHVNGTQMDVKKSKQHEAKVEVTVSTAGLWNCHLIEDNNRKISLNYTVEEAPAWISYRVIAVSTGASVLVFGVACLCIITGMSWQRRRQRAKRMALARQHWLENKTCQCQHRLN, encoded by the exons atGAAAAGAG CATCCCTTGGTACCGACAACATTTCCACCCTCCAGTGCGCAGCAAGGAAGAACATTCCCATGAAGATGGAGTCATGCAGCATGATGATGAACAGAATTCTTGCTGTCTTCTCGGTTATGCAGTTGG GTCTGTTCCCTATTATGGCTCAGAAAGAGGAACTACAGACTGGGATTGCAGGACAGAAGGTGATCCTGAACTGTAAAGGCATAACTCCTGAAGCAGCAGTGACCTGGAAGTACTATGCAACTGTTGTTAGGTGGTTTACAAGTAACATTCTGAAAG gcaaaggcaaagctcCAATGACCGATCGATCTGAAATGGACCAGAATAATAAATCTCTAATGGTGTCAGACTTGAGGCTCTCCGACGCTGGCCGCTACAGCTGTGAATGCGAATCTCGCCTGGTGGTCACTATCTCACTGCATGTCTTTGAAT TGACAATTTCTTTAAATGGGCACTTTCTGCCAAATGAAGCTCCTGAGCTGAGCATAATGCAAAATTCATCCAATTCCCAACCTGATCTCAGCATCGGATTGTTCAACAATCACAATAACACAGAAACACCAGAAATCTTACGAAAGGAGGCCCCTCGCAAATACATACTGAAGCTAAAGCAACTGCAACCTAAGGACAGTGGGACCTGGAGATGCCACATCCATTCAGACTCTCCATTGACTAATCAGAACATTGTCTTTGATTTGAAGGTATTAG GTTTTCAAAATCCAGCCTTGGAAACAAAGTACGCAACTGTTGACAGCATCGTCATCTTGTCATGGCATCTGAACTTCCAGGAGATAAAATGGAAAGAAGGTTTCACAGGTCAACTGAATTGGAAACCACAGCGAAATGCAACCTCTTATATGCTATTTGACTTCAGTGTCACAGCCTGGGGAAAGCTGTATTTGACCAAAAAAAGTAGCCCCTTTCTGTTTGAGGAACCTACAATGGGATCTTCAGGTGTCCTGGAAGTCAAACTCAAAAAAGTCCAGTTCAAGCACTCTGGGCAGTACCAGATCCAGCTGGTGTACAACAGAAGATATGTACAGAGCAAGATAGAGCTGTTGGTGATGAAAG TCTCAGCTAACCCTGTTGGGCCACTTGCCAGAGGGGCTGAGATGACCCTGCTCTGCCAGGTCTCTAGTCCCCTCCCACCCAATGCCCATCTATGCTGGGAACATGTGAATGGGACTCAGATGGACGTTAAGAAGTCAAAACAGCATGAAGCAAAGGTGGAGGTGACTGTCAGCACTGCAGGACTGTGGAACTGTCACCTCATAGAAGACAACAACAGGAAGATCAGCCTTAATTACACTGTGG AGGAAGCTCCTGCTTGGATTAGCTATAGGGTAATTGCAGTGAGTACTGGAGCCAGCGTGTTGGTGTTTGGCGTTGCATGCTTGTGTATAATCACTGGTATGAGCTGGCAGCGGAGAAGG CAACGGGCAAAAAGGATGGCATTAGCTAGACAACACTGGCTGGAAAACAAGACGTGTCAGTGTCAACA CCGGCTGAATTAG